From a single Vibrio toranzoniae genomic region:
- a CDS encoding cytochrome c-type biogenesis protein produces MMKYLVRILIILSSTVAISFPGMAGDLFTANNKNTSIQVELFEFDNSEQQQRAISLAKRLRCPQCQNQNLIESNSPIAKDLRLVVFNRVKAGESDREITQYMTDRFGEFVLYKPEMNASNLLLWLLPSLLFLLFIYLSVKSVRKSS; encoded by the coding sequence ATGATGAAATATTTGGTGCGAATACTGATTATACTCTCTTCGACTGTTGCTATTAGCTTTCCGGGAATGGCAGGAGATCTGTTTACAGCCAACAATAAGAATACAAGCATTCAAGTTGAACTGTTTGAGTTTGACAACTCAGAACAGCAGCAGCGAGCTATTTCCTTGGCAAAAAGACTACGTTGTCCGCAATGTCAGAATCAAAATCTTATTGAGTCGAACTCTCCCATCGCAAAAGATTTACGTCTTGTTGTGTTCAATAGGGTAAAAGCTGGAGAGAGTGATCGTGAAATTACTCAATATATGACGGACAGGTTCGGTGAATTTGTACTTTATAAGCCGGAAATGAACGCTTCAAACTTATTACTTTGGCTACTACCCAGTCTATTATTTCTATTGTTTATATATCTATCAGTAAAAAGTGTTAGAAAGAGCTCATAA
- a CDS encoding di-heme oxidoredictase family protein: MKSYLSASLLTALFFVSPLHAHETYSGGKTTVKKEGANAFSLPAANLPMSKRLDFSVGNSFFRNPWVPAPSSTDARDGLGPLFNTNGCQNCHIKDGRGHAPEKGDENAVSMLVRLSIPAETPEQRQAFIRDGGIPEPTYGGQLQDFALQGVKPEGKVNISYTDVPVEFKDGTVVTLRKPILKITELAFGEMHPKTEFSARVAPPMIGLGLLERIPKETILGFAEQQLADKQGVSGKANYVLDVQTNEMALGRFGWKAGQPNLMQQNAAAFNGDLGLTSRLFPNENCTSAQSTCDDFPNGGEPEVSDNILDFVEFYSQHLAVPIRRNVDVPAVVQGKKLFKDVGCQSCHQAEFRTEDREGLPALSNQLISPYTDMLLHDMGEGLADNRPEYLANGQEWRTTPLWGLGYTKEVNGHTFLLHDGRARNVMEAVLWHGGEAEMAKQKVLSLNATEREALLAFLNSL; the protein is encoded by the coding sequence ATGAAGTCGTATCTCTCAGCCTCACTATTAACCGCACTGTTTTTCGTATCTCCATTACATGCTCATGAAACCTACTCTGGTGGCAAAACGACCGTGAAGAAAGAGGGAGCGAATGCTTTTTCTCTTCCTGCAGCCAATCTACCAATGAGCAAACGCTTGGATTTCAGTGTCGGTAACAGCTTCTTTAGAAATCCTTGGGTACCTGCACCCTCATCAACTGATGCTCGTGATGGATTAGGACCACTATTTAATACTAACGGCTGTCAAAACTGCCACATCAAAGATGGTCGTGGTCACGCGCCAGAAAAAGGCGATGAGAACGCAGTATCCATGTTGGTTCGTTTAAGCATTCCGGCTGAAACGCCAGAGCAGAGACAAGCCTTTATTCGTGATGGTGGTATTCCAGAACCGACTTACGGCGGTCAGCTACAAGATTTCGCACTTCAAGGTGTTAAACCAGAGGGTAAAGTGAACATCAGTTACACCGATGTTCCTGTTGAATTCAAAGACGGCACTGTCGTTACTCTGCGTAAACCGATTTTAAAAATTACGGAACTTGCGTTCGGTGAGATGCACCCTAAAACTGAATTCTCAGCTCGTGTTGCACCGCCAATGATCGGCCTTGGCTTGCTTGAGAGAATTCCAAAAGAAACAATTTTAGGATTTGCCGAGCAACAATTGGCAGACAAACAGGGCGTGTCAGGCAAAGCCAACTATGTTCTTGATGTTCAAACCAACGAGATGGCGCTTGGTCGTTTCGGTTGGAAAGCCGGACAGCCAAACCTAATGCAGCAAAACGCAGCGGCATTTAACGGTGACTTAGGCCTAACAAGCCGCTTGTTCCCGAACGAAAACTGCACATCAGCGCAATCGACTTGTGATGACTTCCCAAATGGTGGTGAGCCAGAAGTGAGCGACAACATTCTAGATTTTGTTGAGTTCTATTCGCAGCACTTAGCGGTTCCAATTCGTCGTAATGTTGATGTTCCAGCTGTCGTGCAAGGTAAAAAACTGTTCAAAGACGTTGGTTGTCAAAGCTGTCACCAAGCCGAATTCCGAACGGAAGATCGTGAAGGTCTGCCTGCATTATCTAACCAGTTAATTAGCCCATACACGGACATGTTGCTACACGACATGGGTGAAGGCTTAGCGGACAATCGCCCTGAGTATCTTGCCAATGGTCAAGAGTGGCGCACCACGCCATTGTGGGGATTAGGCTATACCAAAGAAGTGAACGGTCACACCTTCTTGCTTCATGACGGTCGTGCAAGAAACGTTATGGAAGCGGTCCTATGGCACGGAGGCGAAGCTGAAATGGCGAAACAAAAAGTTTTGTCTTTGAATGCGACTGAGCGTGAAGCACTGCTGGCGTTTTTGAACTCGCTATAG
- a CDS encoding L,D-transpeptidase family protein: MFAKYFCGLLALVSVHAWSYTSSDESRFIPADSELSFMLIYPELTQSIYQDSSLPILWDSPELVKAFEFQLSLLEQAQMAPLFDRQLKQIRQYQSRGQWQELDILLTDTFIYYLSYVENAPLAGKAWYFSGKLHSKLPAPSPHILMRLKSSVADDYLLEMVLSYAPPVGNFDQFKATYSVLKTASELSIDRYKQKGLKRLGDLISNKTVLVERIALVGVDTSMIAVDFPKFDHDLESAVKLFQHMHGLTADGIIGPNTIKWINMGFDDRLNALALNAERVRLWPRNRDSLIVVNVPSFDMKYWEGGEEVFESKVVVGRKSRKTPLLEINLDSVILNPTWNVPWKIMVKDILPKVKADESYLETHNFQVIDGWRTMETVDTTEIDWQTINFNSFPYRMRQQAGSSNALGLYKFNTPNKRAIYLHDTPSKSLFNSDSRAYSSGCIRVEYAEQLAKLLFATKVRKVPNQSYELAPNTKVRLRKRIPVHIIYQTVLFEEEGIQYRSDIYQYDKEGG, encoded by the coding sequence ATGTTCGCGAAATACTTCTGTGGATTGTTGGCGTTAGTTTCTGTGCATGCATGGAGCTATACGAGTTCTGACGAGAGTCGATTTATACCGGCTGATTCAGAGCTCTCTTTTATGCTGATTTATCCAGAACTCACCCAAAGTATTTATCAAGACTCTTCTCTTCCTATTCTTTGGGATTCACCTGAACTTGTTAAAGCGTTTGAATTTCAGCTGTCGCTTTTAGAGCAAGCGCAAATGGCCCCCCTTTTTGATCGACAACTTAAGCAAATCCGTCAATATCAATCTCGAGGTCAATGGCAAGAGTTAGACATCTTACTCACCGACACCTTTATCTATTACTTAAGCTACGTTGAAAACGCGCCACTAGCCGGTAAGGCGTGGTACTTTTCAGGTAAATTGCATTCTAAGCTGCCAGCGCCTTCCCCTCATATTCTTATGAGATTAAAAAGCAGTGTAGCCGATGATTATTTGTTAGAAATGGTGCTGTCTTACGCGCCTCCTGTTGGTAACTTCGATCAATTTAAGGCGACTTACTCTGTCCTAAAAACTGCTTCTGAACTCTCTATTGATCGATATAAACAAAAGGGTTTGAAACGGTTGGGGGACTTGATTTCAAACAAAACCGTTCTCGTGGAGCGCATAGCTTTAGTGGGTGTCGACACATCAATGATTGCTGTCGATTTTCCCAAGTTTGATCACGACTTAGAAAGCGCGGTTAAGTTGTTTCAACACATGCATGGCCTGACAGCCGATGGAATTATCGGGCCTAATACGATCAAGTGGATAAACATGGGCTTCGATGATCGATTGAATGCGTTAGCCTTAAATGCAGAACGCGTTCGCTTGTGGCCAAGAAATAGAGACTCTCTCATTGTGGTGAATGTTCCGAGCTTTGATATGAAGTATTGGGAGGGTGGCGAAGAGGTGTTTGAGTCCAAAGTCGTCGTAGGCAGAAAGTCGCGAAAAACACCACTTTTAGAGATAAACCTAGATTCGGTCATCCTAAACCCGACTTGGAATGTGCCATGGAAAATCATGGTGAAAGACATCCTGCCCAAGGTAAAAGCGGATGAAAGCTACCTAGAAACGCACAACTTCCAAGTGATTGACGGTTGGCGCACTATGGAGACGGTCGATACCACAGAGATCGATTGGCAGACCATCAATTTTAACTCGTTTCCATATCGCATGCGTCAACAGGCTGGATCGAGTAATGCATTAGGTTTGTATAAATTTAATACTCCTAATAAACGAGCGATCTATTTGCACGATACGCCAAGTAAAAGCCTGTTCAATAGTGACTCCCGTGCCTATAGCTCAGGCTGTATACGTGTCGAGTATGCGGAACAACTAGCAAAGTTGTTGTTTGCAACTAAGGTAAGAAAAGTTCCCAATCAGAGCTATGAGCTTGCTCCTAACACTAAGGTTCGTCTCAGAAAGAGGATTCCGGTACATATCATCTATCAAACCGTGTTGTTTGAAGAGGAGGGGATCCAATACCGTAGTGACATCTATCAATACGACAAAGAGGGCGGTTGA
- a CDS encoding DUF1513 domain-containing protein, which produces MVTDNTRRMLLKAALGCAAVPVLPFGCATRKSVSNDPQLIGCALNGRGQYSAVVADEYGMPLNQLPIPDRGHGVAICPTSSHAVVFARRPGDYFMVFDYKKGEQIKMVVKGNNRHFYGHGVYSLDGKLLYATEGKTDSSQGVIGVYDVAQGYRKVAEFTGFGIGPHEVIVMPDGNLAIGVGGVHTDGRTPKNLDSMQPSLSYVSPEGVLLEQVELLDKKLSIRHLAHDGAETVLCGQQYRGEPDEYPSLLAMHTKGGQFESLNAEPEQWARFNHYIASIAASDDWIIATSPRGNCYGIWSKETKELVELSALSDASGAVLLDGEFRLSSGAGNVISQRTPYQKSTQQSPIQWDNHWSSI; this is translated from the coding sequence ATGGTGACTGATAATACGAGAAGAATGCTACTCAAGGCTGCACTGGGTTGCGCAGCTGTTCCAGTACTGCCATTTGGGTGTGCGACTCGAAAGAGTGTATCGAATGATCCCCAGTTGATTGGCTGTGCGCTAAATGGTCGTGGCCAATATTCAGCGGTTGTGGCTGACGAATATGGGATGCCATTAAACCAACTACCGATCCCCGATCGTGGTCATGGCGTCGCTATTTGCCCAACCTCATCGCATGCTGTGGTGTTTGCTCGTCGTCCTGGTGACTATTTTATGGTGTTTGACTACAAAAAGGGCGAACAGATCAAAATGGTGGTGAAAGGTAACAACCGCCACTTCTATGGTCATGGTGTTTACTCATTAGATGGCAAATTACTGTATGCCACTGAAGGGAAAACGGACAGCAGCCAAGGTGTGATTGGCGTTTACGATGTCGCGCAAGGGTATCGTAAGGTCGCAGAGTTCACCGGTTTTGGCATTGGCCCTCATGAAGTGATCGTCATGCCCGATGGTAATCTCGCGATCGGCGTTGGTGGTGTTCATACTGATGGCAGAACACCGAAAAACTTGGATTCAATGCAACCGAGCTTAAGTTATGTATCTCCTGAAGGTGTACTACTTGAGCAAGTGGAGCTGTTGGACAAGAAGCTAAGCATTCGACACTTAGCCCATGATGGTGCTGAAACCGTGCTTTGTGGCCAGCAATATCGTGGTGAGCCAGATGAGTATCCTTCGCTTTTGGCGATGCATACTAAAGGCGGGCAGTTTGAATCACTGAACGCAGAACCAGAACAATGGGCAAGGTTCAATCACTACATCGCCAGCATTGCGGCGTCAGATGACTGGATTATTGCGACCTCACCACGAGGGAATTGCTACGGTATTTGGTCTAAAGAGACGAAAGAATTAGTAGAACTCTCTGCGCTGTCGGATGCTTCTGGTGCAGTGCTGCTTGATGGAGAGTTTCGACTTAGCTCTGGGGCGGGTAATGTGATTAGCCAACGTACACCTTATCAAAAGTCGACACAGCAGTCGCCCATCCAGTGGGATAATCATTGGAGCTCTATCTGA
- a CDS encoding MBL fold metallo-hydrolase, translating to MSLKYQVVPVTSFSQNCSIVWCDETMEGIVVDPGGDVQQLAAIIEELGVKVVNLVLTHGHLDHVGGTVPLAEILKVNIVGPHKADNFWLQGLENQSQMFGFPLCKAFEPNTWLDEGDKVTFGHQVIDVFHTPGHTPGHVVLFSEQARLAFVGDVLFNGAIGRTDFPQGDFNTLIASIKTKLWPLGNDVTFVPGHGPESTFGRERASNPFVADEMPLY from the coding sequence ATGTCTCTTAAGTATCAAGTTGTACCTGTTACCTCTTTTTCTCAAAACTGCTCGATTGTATGGTGTGATGAAACCATGGAAGGCATCGTCGTCGATCCGGGCGGTGATGTTCAACAATTAGCGGCTATCATCGAAGAACTAGGTGTTAAGGTGGTGAACTTGGTATTGACGCACGGTCACTTAGATCATGTCGGCGGCACTGTACCCCTTGCTGAGATCTTGAAGGTTAATATTGTTGGTCCACACAAGGCAGATAATTTTTGGCTTCAAGGCCTAGAGAATCAAAGCCAGATGTTTGGTTTCCCTCTGTGTAAAGCCTTTGAACCAAATACTTGGCTAGATGAGGGTGACAAAGTGACTTTTGGTCACCAAGTTATCGATGTGTTCCACACTCCGGGCCACACACCTGGCCACGTTGTACTGTTCAGTGAGCAAGCTCGTCTAGCATTCGTTGGTGATGTGTTGTTTAACGGTGCGATTGGCCGTACTGATTTCCCTCAAGGGGATTTCAACACGCTGATTGCTTCAATCAAAACTAAGCTTTGGCCGTTAGGCAATGACGTAACATTTGTTCCAGGTCATGGCCCTGAATCTACATTTGGTCGTGAGCGCGCATCTAATCCGTTCGTCGCGGATGAAATGCCTCTATACTAA
- a CDS encoding YcbK family protein, with protein sequence MSQSLFSRRQFLAYAGGTAVIASITPSIAFASYPDRPRTISMNNLHTGERLETCYFDGTNYVGDEMARLSKLCRDFRRNEIHPMDKNLFDQITQIQNVLGIQKEVQIISGYRSPATNEALRSKSSGVAKKSYHMLGKAIDFRIDGVDLKELRDVAKSLNAGGVGYYARSNFIHIDTGPVRSW encoded by the coding sequence ATGTCTCAAAGTTTATTTTCTCGCCGTCAGTTTTTGGCTTACGCTGGTGGTACTGCTGTTATAGCTTCAATCACTCCTTCTATTGCTTTTGCTTCGTACCCAGATCGACCAAGAACGATTAGTATGAATAACCTTCACACCGGTGAGAGATTAGAAACTTGTTATTTCGATGGCACTAATTATGTTGGTGATGAGATGGCTCGCCTAAGCAAATTATGTCGTGATTTCCGCCGAAACGAGATTCACCCAATGGATAAGAATCTATTTGATCAAATAACTCAGATTCAAAATGTCCTAGGTATTCAAAAAGAAGTTCAAATTATTTCTGGCTACCGCTCTCCAGCGACGAATGAAGCGTTACGTTCTAAGTCGAGTGGTGTGGCGAAGAAGAGCTACCACATGTTAGGCAAAGCGATCGATTTTCGTATTGATGGTGTGGATTTGAAAGAGTTGAGAGACGTAGCTAAAAGCTTAAATGCAGGTGGTGTGGGTTATTATGCGCGTAGCAACTTTATCCATATTGATACTGGTCCAGTACGCAGCTGGTAG
- a CDS encoding GTP cyclohydrolase II, whose protein sequence is MAEVRARIDFKVGVTSSIDAELLSFHGLKTDKEHVAVIFRSADKTQDIPLVRMHSECLTGDVFHSSRCDCGEQLDETIRIMGETGGVILYLRQEGRGIGLYNKIDAYRLQSEGMNTYEANNHLGFGDDLRDFTEAAEMLRALGTTKIRLLTNNPKKINELRSFGIEIEEVVKTSAHIKSGNESYLKAKVSHGKHNLDI, encoded by the coding sequence ATGGCGGAAGTGCGTGCCAGAATAGATTTCAAAGTAGGGGTAACAAGCAGTATTGATGCTGAGCTTCTGTCTTTTCATGGTTTGAAAACAGATAAAGAGCATGTTGCTGTGATATTTAGGTCAGCAGATAAGACACAAGACATACCTCTTGTTCGCATGCATTCTGAGTGTCTTACTGGTGATGTTTTCCATTCATCTCGTTGTGACTGTGGTGAGCAGTTAGACGAAACCATAAGGATTATGGGTGAAACGGGTGGCGTGATTCTTTATTTACGCCAAGAAGGACGCGGTATTGGTTTGTATAACAAAATTGATGCTTACCGTCTTCAAAGTGAAGGAATGAACACGTATGAAGCAAATAATCACCTAGGCTTTGGTGATGATTTGCGTGATTTTACAGAAGCGGCTGAAATGCTACGAGCTTTAGGTACCACTAAAATCCGTTTGCTGACCAATAACCCTAAGAAGATCAATGAGCTTAGATCTTTTGGTATTGAGATTGAAGAAGTGGTAAAGACCTCTGCTCATATAAAGTCGGGTAACGAAAGCTACCTCAAGGCAAAAGTCTCACACGGAAAACATAATTTGGATATCTGA
- a CDS encoding DUF2982 domain-containing protein: MDTRHLTNLSLPSFTRSYRIIAVTLGFICLIVALYSDNAKLLIVGAFCIIVLLGTGYYLMLRSRVMLTLTPTHFQQHFYKGGWVLQWRNIQKIGLCTYEQEGWHQPLPWVGIKIKDYSPYLDSICPKITCELLLSQRALLYLGAKQAGKESNFEDIVLDSSHYHTRCTENGCVELSQYKESQNTDEVSFSDSQTQTSSDSSNEPKNQNTVIKNYSGLQAMLANRMKYQRSFHGYDIFISTQDLDMSGEEFIGLARRYLAAAERLSD; encoded by the coding sequence ATGGACACTCGTCACCTTACAAATTTATCTTTACCTTCATTCACACGCTCGTACCGAATTATCGCTGTTACCTTGGGTTTCATTTGCTTAATCGTTGCTCTATACAGCGATAATGCAAAGCTACTAATCGTCGGCGCATTTTGTATTATTGTTCTTCTGGGGACTGGGTATTATTTAATGCTGCGAAGTAGAGTGATGCTTACACTCACTCCAACTCATTTTCAGCAACACTTTTATAAAGGTGGTTGGGTTTTACAATGGCGCAACATTCAAAAAATTGGCCTTTGTACTTATGAACAAGAAGGGTGGCACCAACCTTTACCTTGGGTCGGTATTAAGATTAAGGATTACTCGCCCTATCTTGACTCTATCTGCCCAAAGATCACTTGTGAGTTATTACTGAGCCAACGAGCACTTTTGTACCTAGGAGCTAAACAAGCGGGTAAAGAGTCAAACTTTGAGGATATAGTGCTCGACTCATCGCATTACCACACTCGCTGTACTGAAAATGGTTGTGTTGAACTGAGCCAATATAAAGAATCACAAAATACTGACGAAGTTAGCTTCAGCGATAGCCAAACACAGACTAGCTCTGATTCATCCAATGAACCGAAGAATCAAAACACAGTCATTAAAAACTATTCTGGGTTACAGGCAATGCTTGCGAATAGGATGAAGTACCAAAGAAGTTTCCACGGTTATGATATTTTCATATCAACTCAAGATTTGGATATGAGTGGAGAAGAGTTTATTGGATTAGCTCGACGCTACTTGGCTGCCGCTGAGCGGCTTTCTGATTAA
- a CDS encoding imelysin family protein — translation MTIKSLVTKAVTSSLIFASASSFAAVTQDQVVEHYADIAHAVFADSVVTAKALNSSIDTFLASPSAGNFEQVKQAWLESRVPYQQSEVFRFGNVIVDDWEGQLNAWPLDEGLIDYVSSDYQYELGNEGASANIVANKTFQIGQTTVDATNITPELIADLNEIGGSEANVASGYHAIEFLLWGQDLNGTNSGAGERAYTDFVVGAECTNGNCDRRGAYLKASAELLIQDLEWMEKQWAEGEKGNYRQELLSESSENGLRKMLFGMGSLSLGELAGERMKVALEANSTEDEHDCFSDNTHNSHYYNEQGIYNVYTGLYKREDGTLLSGPSLFDLVEQKDEQAAKEIQKQFDLARAQVGQLVTSAEKNNQHFDQLIASDNAAGNALVNKTIVALVSQTAAIERAAGVIGIDSLNPDTADHEF, via the coding sequence ATGACCATTAAATCTTTAGTGACAAAAGCCGTAACTTCGTCACTCATTTTTGCCTCTGCTTCTTCTTTCGCAGCAGTAACTCAAGATCAAGTTGTAGAACATTACGCAGATATCGCACATGCAGTGTTTGCCGATTCAGTAGTTACAGCAAAAGCGTTGAACTCTTCTATTGATACCTTCTTAGCTTCTCCTTCTGCTGGTAACTTCGAACAAGTCAAACAAGCTTGGCTTGAGTCTCGTGTTCCTTACCAACAATCTGAAGTGTTCCGCTTTGGTAACGTTATTGTCGATGATTGGGAAGGCCAACTAAACGCATGGCCACTAGATGAAGGCCTGATCGATTACGTTTCTTCTGATTACCAATATGAGCTTGGAAACGAAGGCGCTAGCGCAAACATCGTTGCGAACAAGACTTTCCAAATTGGTCAGACAACTGTTGATGCAACGAACATCACCCCTGAGCTAATCGCAGACCTTAACGAGATCGGCGGTTCTGAAGCGAACGTAGCATCTGGCTACCACGCGATTGAATTCCTACTTTGGGGCCAAGATTTAAACGGTACTAACAGCGGTGCAGGTGAGCGTGCTTACACTGACTTCGTTGTTGGCGCTGAGTGTACTAATGGTAACTGTGACCGCCGTGGCGCATACTTAAAAGCATCCGCTGAACTACTTATCCAAGACCTAGAGTGGATGGAAAAGCAGTGGGCTGAAGGCGAGAAAGGCAACTACCGTCAAGAGCTTCTTTCTGAATCTAGCGAGAATGGCCTACGTAAAATGCTATTCGGCATGGGTTCACTGTCTCTAGGTGAGCTAGCGGGCGAGCGTATGAAGGTGGCACTAGAAGCTAACTCAACAGAAGACGAGCACGATTGTTTCTCTGATAACACGCACAACTCTCACTACTACAACGAGCAAGGCATCTACAACGTTTACACGGGTCTATATAAGCGTGAAGACGGCACTCTGCTTTCAGGTCCAAGCCTGTTTGACCTAGTAGAGCAAAAAGATGAGCAAGCTGCGAAAGAGATCCAAAAGCAGTTTGACCTAGCACGTGCACAAGTTGGTCAACTAGTAACGTCTGCTGAGAAAAACAACCAGCACTTCGATCAGCTAATTGCTTCTGACAACGCTGCGGGTAACGCACTAGTAAACAAAACGATTGTGGCGCTAGTGTCTCAAACTGCTGCAATCGAGCGTGCTGCTGGTGTTATTGGTATTGATAGCCTTAACCCAGACACGGCTGATCACGAGTTCTAA
- a CDS encoding DsbE family thiol:disulfide interchange protein: protein MHTSVRNKLITLIILALMVVLGFAFALNNKQQSTIVSEQKRAFPEFISTALANSEGISSKQEITLADVTQHPYQLVNVWASWCGICKTEHAFLLKLHDKGIPIVGLNYRDNSGAAINVLSSDGNPYSTVISDPQGKLALEVGVIGTPETYLVDGDGQIIKKLLGVINDSIWKEELAMYFNGANG, encoded by the coding sequence ATGCATACCAGCGTTCGTAACAAGCTCATCACGTTAATTATCTTGGCATTAATGGTGGTGTTGGGTTTTGCCTTTGCGCTCAATAATAAGCAGCAATCGACGATTGTGTCGGAGCAAAAAAGGGCATTTCCAGAATTCATATCTACTGCGTTAGCGAATAGTGAAGGCATCAGTAGTAAACAGGAAATTACGTTGGCTGATGTCACTCAGCATCCTTATCAACTGGTTAATGTATGGGCTTCGTGGTGCGGTATATGTAAAACTGAGCACGCTTTTTTGCTCAAACTTCATGATAAAGGTATTCCAATTGTTGGGCTCAATTATCGAGATAACTCCGGGGCAGCGATCAATGTGTTATCGAGCGATGGCAATCCGTACTCAACGGTGATCAGTGACCCTCAAGGGAAGTTGGCTTTAGAGGTCGGTGTCATAGGAACCCCTGAGACGTACTTGGTCGATGGCGATGGCCAAATTATTAAGAAGTTATTGGGCGTGATTAATGACTCTATATGGAAAGAGGAGCTTGCCATGTATTTTAATGGTGCGAATGGATGA
- a CDS encoding imelysin family protein: MTHKFLLMPLSVLIMAGCQSSGEQTASSEFNGVSYQADTTAHISRSVYQQEFDSALLFAKQASELEVLMQGYCETNNVELDALKDQWQLTMNNWMALQGQERGPTAALEESWNVQFWPDKKNTTGLKMRQLTQQDKAWSQDEIAQQSVTVQGLGALEWSLYDEQSPLLQDKALGCLSSQAIAQNLAMKSASIAEAWQVNPWLAQDETRWESEYIALLTNQLDYSMKKLSRPMAKIGHPRPYFSESWRAQTSMTQLKANVAALEKLYLADGNGLDGLLREKGLSDLADRVADQFTLTLDTWPTESSLFELLQSKEGYRTVLTQYNKLEHLKYLIHEEVAIELGVVIGFNATDGD; encoded by the coding sequence ATGACACATAAATTTTTGTTAATGCCTTTGTCGGTATTAATCATGGCAGGCTGCCAATCATCGGGTGAGCAAACGGCTTCATCTGAGTTTAACGGTGTCTCTTATCAAGCAGACACGACCGCTCATATCAGTCGTAGCGTGTATCAACAAGAGTTTGATTCAGCGTTGCTATTTGCTAAGCAAGCCAGTGAACTAGAAGTCTTGATGCAGGGTTACTGTGAAACCAATAATGTTGAGCTAGATGCTTTGAAAGATCAGTGGCAGCTCACGATGAACAATTGGATGGCACTGCAAGGCCAAGAAAGAGGCCCAACAGCGGCACTTGAAGAGAGTTGGAATGTTCAGTTTTGGCCAGATAAAAAGAACACCACAGGCTTAAAAATGCGTCAGCTGACTCAGCAAGATAAAGCTTGGTCACAAGACGAAATCGCGCAGCAGAGTGTGACCGTTCAAGGGCTAGGCGCGTTGGAGTGGTCTCTGTACGACGAACAGTCTCCATTGCTTCAAGATAAAGCGCTAGGGTGTTTATCTTCACAAGCTATCGCACAAAACTTGGCAATGAAATCGGCTTCTATTGCTGAAGCTTGGCAAGTTAACCCTTGGTTAGCGCAAGACGAGACTCGTTGGGAATCGGAATACATCGCTTTATTGACTAACCAACTTGATTACAGCATGAAAAAACTGAGTCGTCCGATGGCGAAAATCGGTCATCCGCGTCCTTACTTCTCAGAATCATGGCGTGCACAAACCTCGATGACTCAACTAAAAGCGAACGTAGCGGCGCTAGAGAAACTGTACCTAGCAGATGGCAATGGCCTAGATGGCTTATTGAGAGAGAAGGGCTTAAGCGACCTTGCTGATCGTGTTGCTGACCAATTTACGCTAACGCTAGATACTTGGCCTACAGAATCAAGCTTGTTCGAGTTATTGCAGAGTAAAGAAGGCTACCGAACGGTGCTTACTCAATACAATAAGCTAGAACACTTGAAGTACCTGATTCATGAAGAAGTGGCGATAGAGCTTGGCGTGGTAATAGGATTTAATGCTACCGATGGTGACTGA